From Synergistaceae bacterium, the proteins below share one genomic window:
- a CDS encoding OmpH family outer membrane protein, with protein sequence MLSRKILLIVTVITLLVMNSALTANAAAKKPASTPITADFVGVVDRGEILNNHPRLKQVQEQLAKIARQKENEAKAAADKETDTAKKAQAVQAKRLELAQEEQRLMAPIYQDCEQAVREIAVKRKLTLVLDKFVVLIGGVDITQDVIQQLAKKK encoded by the coding sequence ATGTTGTCAAGAAAGATTTTATTAATCGTAACAGTAATAACCCTTTTAGTAATGAACAGTGCTTTAACAGCAAACGCAGCCGCAAAGAAGCCAGCATCAACACCTATAACTGCCGATTTTGTCGGAGTCGTTGACAGAGGAGAAATTCTCAACAATCACCCTAGATTGAAACAAGTTCAGGAGCAGCTCGCAAAAATAGCACGTCAGAAAGAAAACGAAGCCAAAGCCGCAGCCGATAAAGAGACAGACACAGCTAAGAAAGCTCAAGCAGTACAGGCCAAGAGACTCGAACTAGCACAGGAAGAGCAGAGATTAATGGCTCCTATATATCAAGACTGCGAACAGGCAGTAAGAGAAATCGCAGTAAAACGCAAATTGACACTCGTTCTTGATAAATTCGTTGTCTTAATCGGCGGAGTAGATATTACTCAAGACGTTATCCAGCAGTTAGCAAAGAAAAAATAA